CGGGGCCTCTGGGGGCGCCCGGGACCTCGGAGCCGGAGCCGGGACCAGAGAGGGCACCCCTCTGGGCACCCGGGAGAACGACAGCAGCAGCCGCATCATCAACGGGACAGACTGCCCGGAGCACGCCCAGCCCTGGCAGGCTGCGCTGCTGCTGAAACCCAACCAGCTCTACTGCGGGGCGGTGCTGGTGGACCGGCAGTGGCTGCTCACGGCCGCCCACTGTCGGAAGAAGTGAGTGGGACCTCACCCAAccgggtgggggaggcgggggggggggggggaggcggccTGGAGGCCAAGGGCTGGGGGAGATGGGTCGTGGCCCAGGGAACACGAGGAGGTAGATTTGGGGATGGGATTGAGGATGGAGTTGGAGCCCTAGCCGggatggctcagtgggtagagccccGGCCTacccaggactgaagggtcccaggttcgattcccatcaagggcacctgcccgggttgtgggctcccaCCCCAatgggtggcgtgcaggaggcagctgatcagtgattctctctcatcattgatgtgtctattgctctctccctcccccttcagctcggaaatcaataaaagaaaataataataattttaaaaaataataaatatattttattgatttttattgatatgacccctactggggattgagaccgcaacccgggcatgtaccctaaccaggaatcgaaccgtgacctcctggttcaggggtctatgctcaaccactgagctacaccgtccgggcatcaataaaaatatatttatttatttatttaaaaagaatggagTTGGGGGAAagagtggggtggggacagggttAAGTTGGGGAGAGGGTTGTGGGTGGGGATGGAGTTAAGGATGGGTTGGATTTGGAGGTAGGAATGCATAGGTTGATGGCTTGGGGTGGGTAAGGGATTTAGGGATGGGGTTCGAGTTGGGCTTGAGGTTGGGAATGGGGAAGGGCATGTATCTGCTGATGGTTTGGGTTGGGGATGGAATTGTGGTTGGGTCTAGAGTCGAAAGGGTGGCTATTGGGATGGCGTTGGGGTGAAGTTGCTATGGGGAGTAGATGGGGGATTGAGGATGGGCTTGGGATTAGGGTTATGGGTGGGGTTGGAGTTGGTTGGCTTGAAGGTGGGGATGGTTAGGTTTGGGGTTAGGGATGCATGTTTGGTTTCTGTGTGGGGAAAGGTTtcaggtgggagtggggagggggtggggctgagttGGAGATGCggctggggtggggacaggcaaGAGGATGGAGATGATGATGGCGTTGGGCTGGGTTGAGGATAACGGTGGGTTGGGGTTGGGACCAGGTTTGCGGCTGCGGTGGGCATTGGATATGGGGCTGGGGGTCGGGGCTGGTGGTGATCTGCAGCGTCTTCCTCAGAATTTTCAAAATCCGTCTCGGCCACCGCTTCCTGTCGCCCGTGTATGAAcaagggcagcagctgctccGAGGGGTCAAATCCATCCCCCACCCCGGCTTCTCCCACCCCGGCCACACCAACGACCTGATGCTCGTCAAACTGAACCGAAAAGTCATGGAGACGCAGAACATCAAGCCCATCAACATCTCCTCCCACTGTCCAGCCGTTGGCACCAGCTGCTTGGTGTCTGGCTGGGGGACAACCAGCAGCCCCCAGGGTGAGTGTCCaggtccctgtgtgtgtgtgcgtgtgcgcgagtgtgtgtgcgagtgtgtgagtgtatgagtgtgtgtatgagagtgtgtgtgagtgtgtgtgtgcgcgagtgtgtgcgagtgtgtgagtgtatgagtgtgtgcatgagagtgtgtgtgagtgtgtgtgtgtgtgcgagtgtgtgagtgtgtgagtgtgtgtatgagagtgtgtgtgagtgtgtgtgtatgagagtgtgtgcgagtgtgtgtgattgtgtgtatgagagtgtgtgcgagtgtgtgtgtgagagtgtgtgagagtgtgtgtgtgtgtatgagagtgtgtgtgagtgtgtgtatatgagagtgtgtgtgagtgtgtgtgtgtgcgagtgtgtgtgcaagtgtgtgagtgtgtgtgtgagagagtgtgtgtatgaaagtgtgtgtgtatgagagtgtgtgtgtgtgagagtgtgtgtgtgagtgtgtgtgtgtgagtgtgtgtgtgggtgtgtgtgtgagagtgtgtgtgtgagtgtgagtgtgtgtgtgaatgtgtgtgtgtgagtgtgtgtgtgtgag
This is a stretch of genomic DNA from Myotis daubentonii chromosome 15, mMyoDau2.1, whole genome shotgun sequence. It encodes these proteins:
- the LOC132216601 gene encoding kallikrein-5-like; translation: MAGTGPPWTWMVGALLTALLLRVTEPVLANAGAACNHAPASGASGGARDLGAGAGTREGTPLGTRENDSSSRIINGTDCPEHAQPWQAALLLKPNQLYCGAVLVDRQWLLTAAHCRKKIFKIRLGHRFLSPVYEQGQQLLRGVKSIPHPGFSHPGHTNDLMLVKLNRKVMETQNIKPINISSHCPAVGTSCLVSGWGTTSSPQVNFPKVLQCLNITVLNHERCQEAYPHQIDKTMFCAGDEAGRDSCQGDSGGPVICNGTLQGLVSWGDFPCAQPDKPGVYTNLCMFTKWIRDTIRANS